AAAAACTCCTGTCCATTAAAATCCAATGCGAACAATTGAAAAGGAACACATAGATGAACTTCGCTGATATCATCATCACCCTGCAACAATATTGGGCAAAGCAAGGCTGCAACTTGGTTCAGCCCTATGACATCGAAATGGGAGCCGGCACCTTTCATCCGGCAACCTTCTTTGGCGCCCTGGGCTCGAAACCGGTTTCCATCGCCTATCCGCAAGCCTGCCGTCGTCCAAAAGACGGACGTTATGGCGAAAATCCCAATCGCCTGCAACACTATTATCAGTTTCAAGTGATCATCAAACCCTGTCCCGAAGACATCCAAAACCTATATCTGAAAAGCCTTTCCGCCATCGGAGTGGAGATCGAAAAACACGACATCCGCTTCGTTGAGGATGATTGGGAATCCCCCACATTGGGCGCCTGGGGACTGGGTTGGGAAGTGTGGCTGGACGGCATGGAGATCAGTCAATTTACATATTTTCAACAGGTTGCGGGGATGAATCTCTTCCCGGTGAGCGTGGAACTGACCTACGGTCTCGAACGCCTGGCGATGTATATTCAGGATATCGACGACTATCGCGATCTGAAGTGGAACGACAATACCCGCTATGGCGAACTCTTTTTCAACCGGGAAGTGGAGTTTTCAGACTATAACTTCAACGCTGCGGACACCGCTCTGCTCTTTGATCTCTTCTCTGATTACCAAAAGGAATGCGTCGCGCTGCTGAAAAAAAGGCTCGTCTATCCCGCTTACGACAGTCTGCTACGCTGTTCCCACACCTTCAATCTGTTGGACGCCCGCGGTGTGATCAGCGTCACCGAACGCGCCGCCTATATCGCCAAGATCCGTAATCTGGCACGCGAAACGGCAGAGGCCTATCTGGAAAAATATGAAAACGCCGCCAAGGAGACACCATGAAGAAACACGCTTATGAAAATATCATGAACCCCCTTTCCGCCCTCGAGTCACAGCTTCTGCAAGTGCCTGTCCGCAAAGGATATGACGGAATCGAACACGCAGTTCTCATCTTTGAGGAGGATCCGCAGAACTTCTTTGAAGCGCTGGCTCCGGTGGTGCGTTTTATCCAAAAAAACCACCTTGGAGAACCACTGATCATCAACCGTCTCTTTATCGAAACCTCTTTGGATTCCTATCCGCTGGAGTTTATCGATATCTGTTCAAGCTATCGCAACCTCTTTGCCAAAAAGGACATGTTAGCGGATCTGCGCTTTGCCAAGATGGACGTCCGCCTGCAGATGGAACGCGAACTCAAAGGCAACTGGTTGCTCACGCGCCAGGCGGTGCTTGAACATCCCAAGCGGATCAGACGCATAAAAGAGGTCATAAACATGTCACGTTTCGCGCTCTACCCCGTTGTGAAAGGCTTTTTTGCACTTACGGACAAGACGGTTCCCAAGGATCTGGAAAGCGCGATCGCCCCCGCCGCGCAGATTTGCGGAATCGATCTCGAATTCCTGAGAGCGCGGGTTAAGGACCTCCAGGACGTCTATGCCTACCTCCGGATGTTGGAGAATCTGATGATCCGCGTGCAGAGTTGGGAGCTGTGATCCGCAGCAGCTATATCTTTGATAATGACAAAGTTCCAGCTCTGGCATTAGCTATACACAGCGGGCATCACCTGCCGGAGGAATTGCTCAGTATAAGCGGAATCGGCAAAGC
This genomic interval from Candidatus Cloacimonadaceae bacterium contains the following:
- a CDS encoding glycine--tRNA ligase subunit alpha; translated protein: MNFADIIITLQQYWAKQGCNLVQPYDIEMGAGTFHPATFFGALGSKPVSIAYPQACRRPKDGRYGENPNRLQHYYQFQVIIKPCPEDIQNLYLKSLSAIGVEIEKHDIRFVEDDWESPTLGAWGLGWEVWLDGMEISQFTYFQQVAGMNLFPVSVELTYGLERLAMYIQDIDDYRDLKWNDNTRYGELFFNREVEFSDYNFNAADTALLFDLFSDYQKECVALLKKRLVYPAYDSLLRCSHTFNLLDARGVISVTERAAYIAKIRNLARETAEAYLEKYENAAKETP